In the genome of Bremerella sp. P1, the window AGGTCTTCGTAGTCGATCGTCACTTCGACATCGACGCCATCGGTTAGTGTACCGAGCCCGGTTCCTAAAATGATTCCGGCCAAAGGGCGTTCGTTCCATCGACGCCGAATGGCAGCAGCCAAATCCTCGACCTGGGCTTTAAGCTTGAACAAGTTCTTCCCTCTGGCTTGTTACTTCCCGGCGTACTCCGTCAGCACACCTTTGACCAGCGTTCGCAGCTTCGGTTCGGCCTGGTTCGCGATCGCGATAATCTCGGCGACATCGGCTGGCTTCAACGCATCGGGCAGGCACAAGTCGGTGACAATCGAAAAGCCGACCGTCTTCAGCCCACAGTGTACAGCGACAATCACTTCCGGAACGGTGCTCATGCCGACGAGATCCGCGCCGATCGCTCGCAGGAAACGATACTCGGCCCGCGTTTCGAGGTTCGGCCCGGCGACCGCAACGAATACACCGCGGTGCGCGACAATATCTTCCTTGCGAGCAATCCCCAGCGCCTTGTCGATCAGCTCGTGATCGTAAGGGGCACACATATCAGGGAAGCGTGGTCCGAGGCGATCGTCGTTGATGCCGATCAGCGGGTTATCGCCCATCAAGTTGATGTGATCGTCGATCAGGACAATGTCGCCGCAGTTGTAGAAGGGATTCATACCGCCGGCCGCGTTCGAACACAGCAGCAGCTCGGCGCCCAAGGCCTTCATCACGCGTACCGGCAGGGTAATCTGCTTCAGCGAGTACCCTTCGTACATGTGGAAACGGCCTTCCATCGCCACGACGGGAACACCACAGAGCATGCCGCAAACCAGCCGGCCGCGATGACTGGTGGCGGTAGAAGCCGCGAAGTGCGGGATGTCGGTGTATTCAAACGAGGCTTCTTCTTCGATCTCTTCCACCAGGCCGCCCAGCCCGGTGCCCAGGATGATGCCAGCGGCAGGGGTTTTGTTCCATTTCGCTTGGATAACTTTCAGCGCGTCCTGGATTTTGTCGTACAGATCGAGCATGTGCGGGCGTTCCCGTTTTAAATTCGATAGATGGGCAAATGTAGCCCCCGATTATGCCACGTTCCCTTCGAGCGACAAGTCCCGGCCTATTCTGGAGGGGACTTGCTATATCCGAACGCGATCGAAATCTACCGCAAATTGCTCGCGTGAAAAGAGAATACCCGCGTCATCTTCCGAAATTCGACCGTATAAACTTCCGTCGTAGATCGTGAACTCTTTACGCTCGCCATCCTCGAACTCGACCGTCGCGAAGTAGGCCGTGCTCGCAGAACTATCTCCGCTTCCACCAGAAACTTGTGTACGCTTGCCGACGATAATCGCTGGTACGGCTTCGACTTTCCCGCTGTTCATCAACTTGAACCGCTTAAACATCGAAACCGCCATGAAGATACCAAAGGCGAACATGCCCAGTGGCACAAGTCCCATGCAAAACGGAATGAAGGCAAAGGAAAAGGATTGTTCGCTCAGACTGAACATGCCACCCACGGCGATCACCATGATCGACATGAAGAGCGTGCCACCACAAAAAAGGGTGAAAAAGATAATGACTGGGATTAGCGACCAGACACCAGGCTTGGGCAATTTCTCGATACGCGCTGCCGAAAGACGATCCGCGTAAAGAGGAGACTCCTTCACGCGCCGGAAAATATCCCGATCGTGCTGTTGGCTGGGTGGCGTCGTGCGTGAACCACAATACTCACACGTCAACGAGTCTTCCGGCAAACTGGCTCCACAACTGGGGCACTTCATGGGGCTTAGGGCTCCTGATGGTCATTCGACTGTGAGAGTTATCGGCAAGCGGGTATTCGTTTCAAGTTAGCGAATATTGCCGTTCGATTCGATGACTGGCCCCGATTTTTACTGCAGCCCGGTTATACTGGCAAAATCGTATTGCACTTGTCGCCCCCCAAGACATGCCGAATCGAATGACGGAAACGGAAACTTCACAGCTCCAGCTGCATCACGATGTCCCCTGCCCCGGCTGTGGATGCTTGTGCGACGACCTGACGATTGGCCTCGATGGAACCGAGGTGAAATCAATCGAACCGTCATGCGCGATGGCGACGGCCTATTATCGACAGCAGCACGCTACGGCAGACGACTGTCGCATCGATGGCAGCACGACAACCGTTCCCAACGCCTACCAGCGTGCAGCGG includes:
- a CDS encoding purine-nucleoside phosphorylase — protein: MLDLYDKIQDALKVIQAKWNKTPAAGIILGTGLGGLVEEIEEEASFEYTDIPHFAASTATSHRGRLVCGMLCGVPVVAMEGRFHMYEGYSLKQITLPVRVMKALGAELLLCSNAAGGMNPFYNCGDIVLIDDHINLMGDNPLIGINDDRLGPRFPDMCAPYDHELIDKALGIARKEDIVAHRGVFVAVAGPNLETRAEYRFLRAIGADLVGMSTVPEVIVAVHCGLKTVGFSIVTDLCLPDALKPADVAEIIAIANQAEPKLRTLVKGVLTEYAGK
- a CDS encoding DUF2500 family protein encodes the protein MKCPSCGASLPEDSLTCEYCGSRTTPPSQQHDRDIFRRVKESPLYADRLSAARIEKLPKPGVWSLIPVIIFFTLFCGGTLFMSIMVIAVGGMFSLSEQSFSFAFIPFCMGLVPLGMFAFGIFMAVSMFKRFKLMNSGKVEAVPAIIVGKRTQVSGGSGDSSASTAYFATVEFEDGERKEFTIYDGSLYGRISEDDAGILFSREQFAVDFDRVRI